The Neoarius graeffei isolate fNeoGra1 chromosome 10, fNeoGra1.pri, whole genome shotgun sequence genome has a segment encoding these proteins:
- the LOC132892439 gene encoding beta-1,3-galactosyl-O-glycosyl-glycoprotein beta-1,6-N-acetylglucosaminyltransferase-like isoform X1 encodes MVMVTLLTVLLMASIKVQQRRFWRSLLSGVCVLILLVSLIIYEKSKMNYKSLMFRDDETPEDECDCKKILQGDIDEIKRAKILTITKSFKNITRITDEQYVKQTKDCEKFLRTRKYLLSPLSEEEEAFPVAYSIVIHHKVQNFERLLRSIYSPQNFYCIHVDKKAPESTMRAINAIVSCIDNVFLASQFEQVVYASWSRVQADINCMKDLYQVSNRWKYFINLCGQDFPIKTNLEIVHALKALAGGNSLETVTTPQNKVHRWKKRYQVINGRIQRTNQNKKPPPFGMKIFTGGAYIVVSRDFVRYVLEDPKAQVLMSWLNDTYSPDEFIWATMQRIPGVPGFLRAHSKFDIMDTYSISRLIKWAGHEGNINAVYPACQGIHVRSVCVYGVGDLQWITEQHHLFANKFDTDFDPITIRCLEKYLRNKALKQYH; translated from the coding sequence GTGACACTACTAACAGTTTTGCTGATGGCGTCAATAAAAGTCCAACAGAGAAGATTCTGGAGGTCATTGTTATCTGGAGTTTGTGTACTCATACTCTTGGTCTCTCTGATCATCTATGAAAAGTCAAAGATGAATTACAAATCACTGATGTTCAGAGATGATGAAACTCCAGAGGACGAGTGTGACTGCAAGAAAATTTTACAAGGAGACATTGATGAGATTAAACGTGCTAAGATTCTGACCATCACAAAGAGCTTTAAGAACATAACACGGATTACTGATGAACAATATGTCAAGCAGACGAAAGACTGTGAAAAGTTCCTGAGGACTCGGAAATACCTCCTGTCCCCACTGAGTGAGGAGGAAGAGGCATTCCCAGTGGCATATTCCATTGTCATTCACCACAAGGTACAGAATTTTGAGAGGCTCCTTAGGTCCATATACAGCCCTCAGAATTTTTACTGTATCCATGTGGACAAAAAAGCCCCCGAGTCCACTATGAGGGCGATTAATGCCATTGTCTCTTGCATTGATAACGTTTTCTTGGCTAGCCAGTTTGAACAGGTGGTCTACGCCAGCTGGAGTCGTGTCCAGGCTGACATCAATTGCATGAAGGATCTTTACCAGGTTAGCAACCGTTGGAAGTACTTCATCAACCTATGTGGGCAGGATTTCCCCATCAAAACCAACCTGGAGATAGTACATGCCCTTAAAGCACTAGCTGGTGGTAACAGCCTGGAGACTGTGACCACACCCCAGAATAAGGTGCATAGATGGAAAAAAAGATACCAAGTGATAAATGGCAGAATTCAGAGAACCAACCAAAATAAAAAACCGCCACCCTTTGGCATGAAGATATTCACAGGTGGTGCATACATAGTGGTGAGTCGTGATTTTGTGCGTTATGTGCTTGAGGACCCCAAAGCCCAGGTGTTGATGTCATGGTTAAATGATACATACAGCCCTGATGAATTTATTTGGGCTACAATGCAACGCATTCCTGGTGTCCCAGGGTTTCTTCGCGCACACTCTAAATTTGACATCATGGACACTTACAGCATCTCCCGGCTAATCAAATGGGCAGGACATGAGGGGAACATCAATGCAGTGTACCCTGCCTGTCAGGGTATTCATGTTCGGAGTGTTTGTGTATATGGGGTTGGGGACCTGCAGTGGATAACAGAGCAGCATCATTTATTTGCTAATAAATTTGACACAGATTTTGACCCAATCACCATTCGATGCTTGGAGAAGTACCTCAGAAACAAAGCGCTAAAACAGTATCATTAA
- the LOC132892439 gene encoding beta-1,3-galactosyl-O-glycosyl-glycoprotein beta-1,6-N-acetylglucosaminyltransferase-like isoform X2, with the protein MASIKVQQRRFWRSLLSGVCVLILLVSLIIYEKSKMNYKSLMFRDDETPEDECDCKKILQGDIDEIKRAKILTITKSFKNITRITDEQYVKQTKDCEKFLRTRKYLLSPLSEEEEAFPVAYSIVIHHKVQNFERLLRSIYSPQNFYCIHVDKKAPESTMRAINAIVSCIDNVFLASQFEQVVYASWSRVQADINCMKDLYQVSNRWKYFINLCGQDFPIKTNLEIVHALKALAGGNSLETVTTPQNKVHRWKKRYQVINGRIQRTNQNKKPPPFGMKIFTGGAYIVVSRDFVRYVLEDPKAQVLMSWLNDTYSPDEFIWATMQRIPGVPGFLRAHSKFDIMDTYSISRLIKWAGHEGNINAVYPACQGIHVRSVCVYGVGDLQWITEQHHLFANKFDTDFDPITIRCLEKYLRNKALKQYH; encoded by the coding sequence ATGGCGTCAATAAAAGTCCAACAGAGAAGATTCTGGAGGTCATTGTTATCTGGAGTTTGTGTACTCATACTCTTGGTCTCTCTGATCATCTATGAAAAGTCAAAGATGAATTACAAATCACTGATGTTCAGAGATGATGAAACTCCAGAGGACGAGTGTGACTGCAAGAAAATTTTACAAGGAGACATTGATGAGATTAAACGTGCTAAGATTCTGACCATCACAAAGAGCTTTAAGAACATAACACGGATTACTGATGAACAATATGTCAAGCAGACGAAAGACTGTGAAAAGTTCCTGAGGACTCGGAAATACCTCCTGTCCCCACTGAGTGAGGAGGAAGAGGCATTCCCAGTGGCATATTCCATTGTCATTCACCACAAGGTACAGAATTTTGAGAGGCTCCTTAGGTCCATATACAGCCCTCAGAATTTTTACTGTATCCATGTGGACAAAAAAGCCCCCGAGTCCACTATGAGGGCGATTAATGCCATTGTCTCTTGCATTGATAACGTTTTCTTGGCTAGCCAGTTTGAACAGGTGGTCTACGCCAGCTGGAGTCGTGTCCAGGCTGACATCAATTGCATGAAGGATCTTTACCAGGTTAGCAACCGTTGGAAGTACTTCATCAACCTATGTGGGCAGGATTTCCCCATCAAAACCAACCTGGAGATAGTACATGCCCTTAAAGCACTAGCTGGTGGTAACAGCCTGGAGACTGTGACCACACCCCAGAATAAGGTGCATAGATGGAAAAAAAGATACCAAGTGATAAATGGCAGAATTCAGAGAACCAACCAAAATAAAAAACCGCCACCCTTTGGCATGAAGATATTCACAGGTGGTGCATACATAGTGGTGAGTCGTGATTTTGTGCGTTATGTGCTTGAGGACCCCAAAGCCCAGGTGTTGATGTCATGGTTAAATGATACATACAGCCCTGATGAATTTATTTGGGCTACAATGCAACGCATTCCTGGTGTCCCAGGGTTTCTTCGCGCACACTCTAAATTTGACATCATGGACACTTACAGCATCTCCCGGCTAATCAAATGGGCAGGACATGAGGGGAACATCAATGCAGTGTACCCTGCCTGTCAGGGTATTCATGTTCGGAGTGTTTGTGTATATGGGGTTGGGGACCTGCAGTGGATAACAGAGCAGCATCATTTATTTGCTAATAAATTTGACACAGATTTTGACCCAATCACCATTCGATGCTTGGAGAAGTACCTCAGAAACAAAGCGCTAAAACAGTATCATTAA